From the genome of Sander lucioperca isolate FBNREF2018 chromosome 1, SLUC_FBN_1.2, whole genome shotgun sequence, one region includes:
- the LOC116035087 gene encoding sushi domain-containing protein 2-like isoform X2, producing the protein MMERSTAVIFVLLILCICRTLGQTCEGNCGVKFDLCSCHSTCMSLEYCCTDYKEYCVEVFPYSGSILGGTDFIVLKASFNKSSEIICRFNHNINTVGYVDENSRGHCISPLLYETGWVPLHISSDNGTTFSRVGAWLSVHTGKLAAQFKATMVNSTKWQYYGTADVGGTLKMTWNTSLVSAERVNIELWGYSETGKPYSDNWQGEWEYLYSLAKDQPNSGSFSFLPKPAENGFSSWELGSLRISPSNYPDGMWNVQAVWTEDHALAWHLEEKFRQNSTVWALEKCLAWDQLENQLPNFLSEIIDCPCTLAQARADTGRFHTDYGCDIEKGSVCTYHPGSVHCVRAIQASPRYAAGQQCCYDSTGAQVLTADSIGGSTPDRAHDWGSPPYKKPPRIPGESHWVYDVLSFYYCCLWSDNCNYYFKHRPSSDCRSYQSPSSAVVFGDPHFITFDGVSYSFNGNGEYTLVTSAKKRLTIQGRTEPVNRTTIKATKLTAVAMKETPSDVIEVRLVSGHNGLEVLQNQKTLSFSEQSWMDLHGVFVFSPASTNVTVMFPSGAGVEVRLREGTMTTTVLLPEEFKDSTLGLLGKMNGDAKDDLTLSNGQLVLNLTNPEEVFSFGASWAISNNSALFTYDSNYLLDTYYYVPRHDHTFVPVFSVPESPDDPLANQASEICSGEGSQFCRYDILVGRSPSMGNATKVSFQSHISLVEDLKRVISCGWLSPPKNGKKKGTTYVQGAKVQLSCDDGYTLKGSAERICQENGQWSGDDSNCVVSSNFAGIVAGSVIGAVALIVIITTIILHSRKQKRKDARSEEAVTCEAL; encoded by the exons ATGATGGAAAGATCCACAGCAGTAATATTTGTCCTTCTGATTTTATGCATCTGCAGGACATTAG GACAGACATGTGAAGGAAACTGTGGGGTAAAATTTGACTTATGTTCATGCCACTCGACATGCATGTCTCTGGAGTACTGCTGTACAGACTATAAAGAATACTGCGTGGAAGTCTTTCCATATTCCGGGTCCATTTTGGGTGGGACGGATTTTATTGTACTTAAAGCGAGTTTCAATAAGAGTTCTGAGATCATATGCAG GTTCAACCACAATATCAATACTGTGGGGTATGTGGATGAAAACAGTAGAGGCCATTGTATCTCCCCACTATTGTATGAAACCGGATGGGTTCCCCTGCACATCTCCTCAGATAATGGCACTACATTTAGTAGAGTTGGAGCCTGGCTCTCAG TACATACTGGCAAGTTAGCTGCTCAGTTTAAAGCAACTATGGTCAACTCAACAAAATGGCAGTACTATGGTACAGCTGATGTTGGAGGCACTCTTAAGATGACATGGAATACCTCTTTGGTTAGCGCAGAGAGGGTCAATATAGAGCTCTGGGGATACAGCGAGACAG GAAAACCCTATTCAGACAATTGGCAGGGTGAGTGGGAATATCTGTACTCACTTGCAAAGGATCAGCCCAACAGTGGTTCCTTTAGTTTTTTGCCCAAACCAGCAGAGAACGGCTTTTCGAGTTGGGAGCTTGGCTCTCTACGCATCAGCCCCAGCAACTACCCTGATGGCATGTG GAATGTACAAGCCGTATGGACAGAGGATCACGCTCTGGCCTGGCATCTGGAGGAGAAGTTCAGGCAAAACTCAACAGTTTGGGCCCTGGAGAAATGTTTAGCATGGGACCAGCTGGAAAATCAGCTGCCCAACTTCCTCAGTGAGATCATAGACTGCCCCTGCACTCTGGCTCAAGCGAGAGCAGACACAGGGAGGTTTCAT acTGACTATGGCTGTGATATAGAGAAGGGGAGCGTGTGCACCTACCACCCTGGAAGTGTTCACTGTGTGAGGGCTATACAAGCCAG TCCAAGGTATGCAGCAGGACAACAGTGTTGCTATGACAGCACTGGTGCTCAGGTGCTGACAGCAGACTCGATTGGGGGAAGTACCCCAGACCGAGCACACGACTGGGGCTCACCTCCATACAAGAAACCCCCTCGAATTCCTGGAGAGTCCCACTGGGTCTACGACGTCCTCAGTTTCTACTACTGCTGCCTGTGGTCTGACAACTGCAACTACTACTTCAAACACCGGCCCTCCAGTGACTGCAGGAGTTACCAGTCACCCAGCTCAG CTGTGGTATTTGGAGATCCCCACTTCATAACATTTGATGGTGTCAGCTACTCCTTCAATGGCAACGGGGAATATACCTTGGTGACCTCGGCAAAGAAACGGCTGACAATCCAGGGCAGAACAGAGCCAGTGAACA GAACCACAATAAAAGCAACAAAGTTGACGGCTGTAGCCATGAAAGAAACCCCCTCTGATGTTATTGAGGTGCGGCTGGTCAGCGGTCACAACGGCCTTGAAGTACTGCAGAATCAAAAAACCCTCTCCTTTTCTGAGCAGAGCTGGATGGACCTACATG gtgtgtttgtgttttcccctGCCTCTACAAATGTGACCGTGATGTTCCCCAGTGGAGCCGGGGTGGAAGTGCGACTGAGAGAGGGAACTATGACAACCACCGTACTCCTGCCAGAGGAGTTCAAAGACTCCACTCTCGGACTTTTAGGAAAGATGAACGGTGACGCCAAAGACGACCTCACCCTCAGCAACGGCCAACTTGTGCTTAACCTCACCAATCCAGAGGAGGTGTTCAGCTTTGGGGCAAGCT GGGCCATCTCCAACAACTCTGCCTTGTTCACATATGATTCAAACTATCTTTTGGACACATATTACTATGTTCCCAGACATGACCATACTTTTGTTCCAGTGTTTTCTGTCCCTGAAAGTCCAGATGATCCATTAGCCAATCAGGCATCCGAGATATGCTCTGGAGAGGGTTCTCAGTTTTGTAG GTATGATATCCTGGTAGGTCGTAGTCCAAGCATGGGAAATGCTACCAAAGTGTCTTTCCAAAGTCACATTTCTCTTGTGGAGGATCTAAAGCGAG TGATATCCTGTGGATGGCTTTCACCACCAAAAAACGGAAAGAAGAAGGGGACCACATATGTACAAGGAGCTAAGGTGCAGCTTTCCTGCGATGACGGCTACACACTCAAAGGATCAGCAGAGCGCATATGCCAGGAGAACGGCCAGTGGTCTGGAGATGACTCAAACTGCGTGGTTTCCA GTAATTTTGCAGGAATAGTGGCCGGTTCAGTCATTGGAGCTGTAGCCCTGATTGTGATTATAACAACAATCATACTCCACTCCAGGAAACAGAAAAG aaAAGATGCACGTTCAGAAGAAGCTGTGACATGTGAGGCCCTCTAA
- the LOC116035087 gene encoding sushi domain-containing protein 2-like isoform X1: MMERSTAVIFVLLILCICRTLGQTCEGNCGVKFDLCSCHSTCMSLEYCCTDYKEYCVEVFPYSGSILGGTDFIVLKASFNKSSEIICRFNHNINTVGYVDENSRGHCISPLLYETGWVPLHISSDNGTTFSRVGAWLSVHTGKLAAQFKATMVNSTKWQYYGTADVGGTLKMTWNTSLVSAERVNIELWGYSETGKPYSDNWQGEWEYLYSLAKDQPNSGSFSFLPKPAENGFSSWELGSLRISPSNYPDGMWNVQAVWTEDHALAWHLEEKFRQNSTVWALEKCLAWDQLENQLPNFLSEIIDCPCTLAQARADTGRFHTDYGCDIEKGSVCTYHPGSVHCVRAIQASPRYAAGQQCCYDSTGAQVLTADSIGGSTPDRAHDWGSPPYKKPPRIPGESHWVYDVLSFYYCCLWSDNCNYYFKHRPSSDCRSYQSPSSAVVFGDPHFITFDGVSYSFNGNGEYTLVTSAKKRLTIQGRTEPVNILGTTIKATKLTAVAMKETPSDVIEVRLVSGHNGLEVLQNQKTLSFSEQSWMDLHGVFVFSPASTNVTVMFPSGAGVEVRLREGTMTTTVLLPEEFKDSTLGLLGKMNGDAKDDLTLSNGQLVLNLTNPEEVFSFGASWAISNNSALFTYDSNYLLDTYYYVPRHDHTFVPVFSVPESPDDPLANQASEICSGEGSQFCRYDILVGRSPSMGNATKVSFQSHISLVEDLKRVISCGWLSPPKNGKKKGTTYVQGAKVQLSCDDGYTLKGSAERICQENGQWSGDDSNCVVSSNFAGIVAGSVIGAVALIVIITTIILHSRKQKRKDARSEEAVTCEAL; encoded by the exons ATGATGGAAAGATCCACAGCAGTAATATTTGTCCTTCTGATTTTATGCATCTGCAGGACATTAG GACAGACATGTGAAGGAAACTGTGGGGTAAAATTTGACTTATGTTCATGCCACTCGACATGCATGTCTCTGGAGTACTGCTGTACAGACTATAAAGAATACTGCGTGGAAGTCTTTCCATATTCCGGGTCCATTTTGGGTGGGACGGATTTTATTGTACTTAAAGCGAGTTTCAATAAGAGTTCTGAGATCATATGCAG GTTCAACCACAATATCAATACTGTGGGGTATGTGGATGAAAACAGTAGAGGCCATTGTATCTCCCCACTATTGTATGAAACCGGATGGGTTCCCCTGCACATCTCCTCAGATAATGGCACTACATTTAGTAGAGTTGGAGCCTGGCTCTCAG TACATACTGGCAAGTTAGCTGCTCAGTTTAAAGCAACTATGGTCAACTCAACAAAATGGCAGTACTATGGTACAGCTGATGTTGGAGGCACTCTTAAGATGACATGGAATACCTCTTTGGTTAGCGCAGAGAGGGTCAATATAGAGCTCTGGGGATACAGCGAGACAG GAAAACCCTATTCAGACAATTGGCAGGGTGAGTGGGAATATCTGTACTCACTTGCAAAGGATCAGCCCAACAGTGGTTCCTTTAGTTTTTTGCCCAAACCAGCAGAGAACGGCTTTTCGAGTTGGGAGCTTGGCTCTCTACGCATCAGCCCCAGCAACTACCCTGATGGCATGTG GAATGTACAAGCCGTATGGACAGAGGATCACGCTCTGGCCTGGCATCTGGAGGAGAAGTTCAGGCAAAACTCAACAGTTTGGGCCCTGGAGAAATGTTTAGCATGGGACCAGCTGGAAAATCAGCTGCCCAACTTCCTCAGTGAGATCATAGACTGCCCCTGCACTCTGGCTCAAGCGAGAGCAGACACAGGGAGGTTTCAT acTGACTATGGCTGTGATATAGAGAAGGGGAGCGTGTGCACCTACCACCCTGGAAGTGTTCACTGTGTGAGGGCTATACAAGCCAG TCCAAGGTATGCAGCAGGACAACAGTGTTGCTATGACAGCACTGGTGCTCAGGTGCTGACAGCAGACTCGATTGGGGGAAGTACCCCAGACCGAGCACACGACTGGGGCTCACCTCCATACAAGAAACCCCCTCGAATTCCTGGAGAGTCCCACTGGGTCTACGACGTCCTCAGTTTCTACTACTGCTGCCTGTGGTCTGACAACTGCAACTACTACTTCAAACACCGGCCCTCCAGTGACTGCAGGAGTTACCAGTCACCCAGCTCAG CTGTGGTATTTGGAGATCCCCACTTCATAACATTTGATGGTGTCAGCTACTCCTTCAATGGCAACGGGGAATATACCTTGGTGACCTCGGCAAAGAAACGGCTGACAATCCAGGGCAGAACAGAGCCAGTGAACA TATTAGGAACCACAATAAAAGCAACAAAGTTGACGGCTGTAGCCATGAAAGAAACCCCCTCTGATGTTATTGAGGTGCGGCTGGTCAGCGGTCACAACGGCCTTGAAGTACTGCAGAATCAAAAAACCCTCTCCTTTTCTGAGCAGAGCTGGATGGACCTACATG gtgtgtttgtgttttcccctGCCTCTACAAATGTGACCGTGATGTTCCCCAGTGGAGCCGGGGTGGAAGTGCGACTGAGAGAGGGAACTATGACAACCACCGTACTCCTGCCAGAGGAGTTCAAAGACTCCACTCTCGGACTTTTAGGAAAGATGAACGGTGACGCCAAAGACGACCTCACCCTCAGCAACGGCCAACTTGTGCTTAACCTCACCAATCCAGAGGAGGTGTTCAGCTTTGGGGCAAGCT GGGCCATCTCCAACAACTCTGCCTTGTTCACATATGATTCAAACTATCTTTTGGACACATATTACTATGTTCCCAGACATGACCATACTTTTGTTCCAGTGTTTTCTGTCCCTGAAAGTCCAGATGATCCATTAGCCAATCAGGCATCCGAGATATGCTCTGGAGAGGGTTCTCAGTTTTGTAG GTATGATATCCTGGTAGGTCGTAGTCCAAGCATGGGAAATGCTACCAAAGTGTCTTTCCAAAGTCACATTTCTCTTGTGGAGGATCTAAAGCGAG TGATATCCTGTGGATGGCTTTCACCACCAAAAAACGGAAAGAAGAAGGGGACCACATATGTACAAGGAGCTAAGGTGCAGCTTTCCTGCGATGACGGCTACACACTCAAAGGATCAGCAGAGCGCATATGCCAGGAGAACGGCCAGTGGTCTGGAGATGACTCAAACTGCGTGGTTTCCA GTAATTTTGCAGGAATAGTGGCCGGTTCAGTCATTGGAGCTGTAGCCCTGATTGTGATTATAACAACAATCATACTCCACTCCAGGAAACAGAAAAG aaAAGATGCACGTTCAGAAGAAGCTGTGACATGTGAGGCCCTCTAA
- the LOC116035087 gene encoding sushi domain-containing protein 2-like isoform X3 gives MSLEYCCTDYKEYCVEVFPYSGSILGGTDFIVLKASFNKSSEIICRFNHNINTVGYVDENSRGHCISPLLYETGWVPLHISSDNGTTFSRVGAWLSVHTGKLAAQFKATMVNSTKWQYYGTADVGGTLKMTWNTSLVSAERVNIELWGYSETGKPYSDNWQGEWEYLYSLAKDQPNSGSFSFLPKPAENGFSSWELGSLRISPSNYPDGMWNVQAVWTEDHALAWHLEEKFRQNSTVWALEKCLAWDQLENQLPNFLSEIIDCPCTLAQARADTGRFHTDYGCDIEKGSVCTYHPGSVHCVRAIQASPRYAAGQQCCYDSTGAQVLTADSIGGSTPDRAHDWGSPPYKKPPRIPGESHWVYDVLSFYYCCLWSDNCNYYFKHRPSSDCRSYQSPSSAVVFGDPHFITFDGVSYSFNGNGEYTLVTSAKKRLTIQGRTEPVNILGTTIKATKLTAVAMKETPSDVIEVRLVSGHNGLEVLQNQKTLSFSEQSWMDLHGVFVFSPASTNVTVMFPSGAGVEVRLREGTMTTTVLLPEEFKDSTLGLLGKMNGDAKDDLTLSNGQLVLNLTNPEEVFSFGASWAISNNSALFTYDSNYLLDTYYYVPRHDHTFVPVFSVPESPDDPLANQASEICSGEGSQFCRYDILVGRSPSMGNATKVSFQSHISLVEDLKRVISCGWLSPPKNGKKKGTTYVQGAKVQLSCDDGYTLKGSAERICQENGQWSGDDSNCVVSSNFAGIVAGSVIGAVALIVIITTIILHSRKQKRKDARSEEAVTCEAL, from the exons ATGTCTCTGGAGTACTGCTGTACAGACTATAAAGAATACTGCGTGGAAGTCTTTCCATATTCCGGGTCCATTTTGGGTGGGACGGATTTTATTGTACTTAAAGCGAGTTTCAATAAGAGTTCTGAGATCATATGCAG GTTCAACCACAATATCAATACTGTGGGGTATGTGGATGAAAACAGTAGAGGCCATTGTATCTCCCCACTATTGTATGAAACCGGATGGGTTCCCCTGCACATCTCCTCAGATAATGGCACTACATTTAGTAGAGTTGGAGCCTGGCTCTCAG TACATACTGGCAAGTTAGCTGCTCAGTTTAAAGCAACTATGGTCAACTCAACAAAATGGCAGTACTATGGTACAGCTGATGTTGGAGGCACTCTTAAGATGACATGGAATACCTCTTTGGTTAGCGCAGAGAGGGTCAATATAGAGCTCTGGGGATACAGCGAGACAG GAAAACCCTATTCAGACAATTGGCAGGGTGAGTGGGAATATCTGTACTCACTTGCAAAGGATCAGCCCAACAGTGGTTCCTTTAGTTTTTTGCCCAAACCAGCAGAGAACGGCTTTTCGAGTTGGGAGCTTGGCTCTCTACGCATCAGCCCCAGCAACTACCCTGATGGCATGTG GAATGTACAAGCCGTATGGACAGAGGATCACGCTCTGGCCTGGCATCTGGAGGAGAAGTTCAGGCAAAACTCAACAGTTTGGGCCCTGGAGAAATGTTTAGCATGGGACCAGCTGGAAAATCAGCTGCCCAACTTCCTCAGTGAGATCATAGACTGCCCCTGCACTCTGGCTCAAGCGAGAGCAGACACAGGGAGGTTTCAT acTGACTATGGCTGTGATATAGAGAAGGGGAGCGTGTGCACCTACCACCCTGGAAGTGTTCACTGTGTGAGGGCTATACAAGCCAG TCCAAGGTATGCAGCAGGACAACAGTGTTGCTATGACAGCACTGGTGCTCAGGTGCTGACAGCAGACTCGATTGGGGGAAGTACCCCAGACCGAGCACACGACTGGGGCTCACCTCCATACAAGAAACCCCCTCGAATTCCTGGAGAGTCCCACTGGGTCTACGACGTCCTCAGTTTCTACTACTGCTGCCTGTGGTCTGACAACTGCAACTACTACTTCAAACACCGGCCCTCCAGTGACTGCAGGAGTTACCAGTCACCCAGCTCAG CTGTGGTATTTGGAGATCCCCACTTCATAACATTTGATGGTGTCAGCTACTCCTTCAATGGCAACGGGGAATATACCTTGGTGACCTCGGCAAAGAAACGGCTGACAATCCAGGGCAGAACAGAGCCAGTGAACA TATTAGGAACCACAATAAAAGCAACAAAGTTGACGGCTGTAGCCATGAAAGAAACCCCCTCTGATGTTATTGAGGTGCGGCTGGTCAGCGGTCACAACGGCCTTGAAGTACTGCAGAATCAAAAAACCCTCTCCTTTTCTGAGCAGAGCTGGATGGACCTACATG gtgtgtttgtgttttcccctGCCTCTACAAATGTGACCGTGATGTTCCCCAGTGGAGCCGGGGTGGAAGTGCGACTGAGAGAGGGAACTATGACAACCACCGTACTCCTGCCAGAGGAGTTCAAAGACTCCACTCTCGGACTTTTAGGAAAGATGAACGGTGACGCCAAAGACGACCTCACCCTCAGCAACGGCCAACTTGTGCTTAACCTCACCAATCCAGAGGAGGTGTTCAGCTTTGGGGCAAGCT GGGCCATCTCCAACAACTCTGCCTTGTTCACATATGATTCAAACTATCTTTTGGACACATATTACTATGTTCCCAGACATGACCATACTTTTGTTCCAGTGTTTTCTGTCCCTGAAAGTCCAGATGATCCATTAGCCAATCAGGCATCCGAGATATGCTCTGGAGAGGGTTCTCAGTTTTGTAG GTATGATATCCTGGTAGGTCGTAGTCCAAGCATGGGAAATGCTACCAAAGTGTCTTTCCAAAGTCACATTTCTCTTGTGGAGGATCTAAAGCGAG TGATATCCTGTGGATGGCTTTCACCACCAAAAAACGGAAAGAAGAAGGGGACCACATATGTACAAGGAGCTAAGGTGCAGCTTTCCTGCGATGACGGCTACACACTCAAAGGATCAGCAGAGCGCATATGCCAGGAGAACGGCCAGTGGTCTGGAGATGACTCAAACTGCGTGGTTTCCA GTAATTTTGCAGGAATAGTGGCCGGTTCAGTCATTGGAGCTGTAGCCCTGATTGTGATTATAACAACAATCATACTCCACTCCAGGAAACAGAAAAG aaAAGATGCACGTTCAGAAGAAGCTGTGACATGTGAGGCCCTCTAA